A genomic window from Cotesia glomerata isolate CgM1 linkage group LG7, MPM_Cglom_v2.3, whole genome shotgun sequence includes:
- the LOC123268677 gene encoding uncharacterized protein LOC123268677: MDTKCICRLCGKQVSKTLINIFDPDNNFDKQINALLPVYVHEDDCLPKYMCNDCHDNVLKFHKFYLTTLETDIELKSQLPWMQKQVEETHDGIPMVQYLNSKTLAIATELENYNCYSTKLPEFDLIKTIDSNLVSVNSCPCSYSCSSCLHINIEDPNAFDSNIDELSDSNNEIALDPLAPEIPVDIKNLSPPNNVICTESKVDVAPPDVKPIESFHRTLRPRQKSTELPPKKSSLKSKVRKGKRKVHFSIKSVIQKNSKDKNLKIDSKVWQRVEIKTERLEKNFKFDDKNLRRKNKTESLEINNSVVKINGTVNCDELKLKNDLDNEIITNHGHINKLFERTDSLNKTILNDSIINNNSNDLTVKPNLTKKPIIIKKECMNELNLMDVSVKLEKINIKNVDDKRELERIRRPSVEVKSICKEAKAGRRNSAGGKKRKRKRKKLNKQLTSNKKNNAKVNINNLYETLNLSSSSGRVECDFCKKSFATREVFNLHYCCNT; this comes from the coding sequence GTCCACGAAGATGATTGTCTTCCAAAATACATGTGTAACGATTGCCACGACAACGTgctaaaatttcacaaattctACCTGACAACTTTAGAAACAGACATCGAATTAAAAAGCCAACTTCCATGGATGCAGAAGCAAGTCGAGGAGACACACGACGGCATTCCGATGGTCCAGTACCTGAATAGCAAGACTCTAGCGATAGCGACAGAGTTAGAAAATTACAACTGCTATAGCACAAAACTTCCAGAGTTCGATTTGATAAAAACTATAGATTCAAATCTAGTATCAGTAAATTCCTGTCCATGCTCATACTCGTGTTCAAGCTGCCTACATATTAACATCGAGGATCCTAATGCTTTTGACTCGAATATCGACGAGCTTTCTGATTCCAACAACGAGATCGCGCTCGATCCGCTGGCTCCAGAGATACCGGTCGACATCAAAAACCTTAGTCCTCCGAATAATGTTATTTGTACCGAGAGCAAAGTCGATGTTGCACCTCCCGACGTGAAACcaatcgagagctttcatcgGACTTTGAGACCTCGCCAGAAATCAACCGAATTACCTCCGAAAAAATCGTCGCTCAAGTCTAAAGTACGTAAGGGCAAGAGAAAAGTCCATTTTTCTATAAAGTCAGTGATACAAAAGAATTCCAAggataaaaatttgaagattGATAGCAAAGTATGGCAAAGAGTTGAGATTAAAACAGAGAGGCTGGAGAAGAATTTTAagtttgatgataaaaatttacgtagaaaaaataaaactgaatcGCTGGAGATAAATAACAgtgtagtaaaaattaatggaaCAGTCAACTGTGacgaattgaaattaaaaaatgatcttgaTAACGAAATAATAACGAATCATggccatataaataaattatttgaacgCACTGATAGTCTTAATAAAACGATTCTTAATGatagtattattaataataatagcaatgATTTGACCGTAAAACCAAACTTAACGAAAAAACcgattattattaagaaagaatGTATGAATGAGTTGAATTTAATGGATGTTAGTGTTAAGttagagaaaataaatattaagaatgTAGACGATAAACGAGAGTTAGAAAGGATTAGACGACCGTCAGTTGAAGTTAAAAGTATTTGTAAGGAAGCTAAAGCCGGTAGAAGAAATTCAGCTGGCGGGAAAAAGCGtaagagaaagagaaaaaaactTAACAAACAACTGACTAGTAATAAGAAGAATAATGctaaagtaaatattaataatctgTATGAGACTCTTAATTTATCTTCGTCTTCCGGGAGGGTAGAGTGcgatttctgtaaaaaatcatttgcTACTCGGgaagtatttaatttacattattgTTGTAATACTTGA